GGCAGTTCGGCGCCCTTCGCGTCGTCCGCGAGGATCTTCGTCTTGGAACGGAGCTTCGCGGTCGGCTCGGTGCCGTCGATCCAGATGTACTCAGCCTTGAAGGTCACGGGGGCCTCATCCTCATAACGCTCGGTACGGCGCAGAACGTGCGGGCGCTGCGGTGCCGTGGTGATGGCCGGAAGACTGGCAACCGGCGATTTCCCGACCGTTGCTCTTGTGTGAACCCCGTGTTACCTGGGGCGGGTGTGGCCGAGGTCACGGCCGCCCGGTCACTTGATGACCGCGTTGGCGGCCGCTATCGCCAGCCCGATCGTCGCGTCGGCGCCGCCGATCAGCACGGCGGAGCGCCGCCGGTAGCCGACCCGCGCCGCGGCCACGGTGCCCCAGGCGAAGAGGAGGACGGCGTTCAGGAGCAGTCCGCCGTACGTCACGCGGCTCTCGGGCCAGCCGAAGGCGCCGGCGAGGACGAGCAGCAGCACGGTCGGCCAGCAGGCGACGACCACCGGCCACTCGTCGACGAGCGCCCAGCCGAGCTGGCGCCAGCGGTGCGTGCCGTGGCCCGGCCGGTGCGTCGACATGTGGTGCGCGTAGCCGTGGGCGAGGGCGGCCGTGCCGGCGGTCACCATCACCCAGGACGCGTCGTAGTAGGGCGTATAGGTGTCGCCCTGCGACTGCAGCGCCGCGAGCAGCGCGCTCGCGAGGACGGTTCCGTATACACCTCCGGACAGCCAGTTCCGCACGGCGCGCTCCTTCCTCTCCCGGTCTGGAGCACCCCACGCTAGGCAGGCGTATGTAACGGTTTGCCGGACTTGAGGCATCGGTCGCCGGACAACTGAGCCACTCGGCCGGGCCATCGGCCGGGCCCCGGGGCGGCCCTCAGCGGGAGAGCGCGTCCCGCACCGCCTCCTCGGTGCGGCCCACGACCGCCGTGCCGTCGTCCGCCGTGATGATCGGGCGCTGGATCAGCTTCGGGTGGTCGGCGAGCGCCTTGATCCAGCGGTCGCGGCCGGAGGCGTCGCGGGGCCAGGCCTGCGCGTCCTTGAGGTTCAGGTCCTTGGCGTCCTGTTCCTGGGTGCGGGTGATGTCCCAGGGTTCGAGGCCGAGCCGGTCGAGGAGGGCGCGGATCTCGTCCTCGGTGGGTACGTCGTCGAGGTAGCGCCGCACGGTGTAGTCGGCGCCCTCCGCGTCGAGCAGGGTGAGCGCGCTGCGGCACTTCGAGCAGGCGGGATTGATCCAGATCTCCATGCCCACACGCTACCTGCGAACCACCCGTCCCAGGCCCTGCGGCGGCGTTCTGTTCGATTACCCCAAAGCCGGTCTGGCCAGCGGCGATTGTCAGTGCCGGGCAGTAGAATCACAGTAGTGTTCGAGGGCGCCCGACGGGGGGTCCTGACCGCGACAGGAGGATGCCTGTGCCCGCTGCCGCACTCACATCGAAGCGTGTGTCCAAGACCGTTCCCAAGCCCGTCCTGATCGACCTGCCGTACGCACCGCTGGAGAAGAAGGCGCTCCCCGCCGGACGCCCGCGCGAGTGGTACGTCAACCACAACCGCCGCCTGAAGGCCATGCGGCTCGCGATAGCGCTGCTCGACTCGGGCGTCTATCTGCCGAACCAGGCGAAGAACAGCACGATCCGGCGGATGGCGGAGGAGGTCGGGATCCACCCGCCGTCCGACATCACCTGCCACATGGTCCGTGCCCTCATGAGGTACAGCCGGTGAGGGGCGCACGGACGTAGGCGCGGACGCGAGTCCGGAGGCAAGTCCGGACGCGAGTTCGGACGCAAGTGCGGGCCACCTGGAGGGAATTGGCCTTCCAGGTGCCCCGTTCCGCACACGATGCGGTGCGTTCACCTGTGTGATGGGACATGCTGAACCTCATGACCCAGCAGGAACCCGTCGGCGAACTGCCGCTCCTGACGACCGCCGAACTCCCGGACGGCACGCGGCTTCCCGTGCGTGCGCTCCGCGTCCCCGAGCCGGAACGCTTCCTGCCGTCCGGCTCGGGCCCGGCGCCGGGCCCGCCCCCCGCCCCCATGGTGCTCATCCTCCCCGCGATGGGCGTCCCCGCCCGCTTCTACCGCCGCTTCGCGCGCCAGCTCCACGACGAGGGGTTGACGGTGCTCACCGTCGACCTGCGCGGCCAGGGCGAGTCGGCGCCGTCCGCGGCGGGGCGCGGCGCCCCGGGGCACGGGTACCGGGCGATCGTCGAGGAGGACCTCCCCGCGGTCGTGGCCGCGATCCGCGACGAACTCGGCACCGAGCCGCCCCTGTTCCTGCTCGGCCACAGCCTCGGCGGCCAACTCGCCCTGGTGTACGCGGCATCGGCGCGACGCCCCGCCGTGGACGGCGTCGCCGTGGTCGCCACGGGCTCGGTCTGGTTCCGCGCTTTCGCCCCGCTGCGCGGCGCGGGCCTGCTCCTCGTGCAGCTCCTGATCGCCGGCACGGCGACGGTTCTCGGCCGCTGGCCCGGCACCCGCCTCGGCTTCGGCGGCAACCAGCCCAAGGGCGTCATGCGCGACTGGGCGAGACAGGTGCGAACGGGCCGCTACAGCGCGGAAGGCTCTCCCCTCGACTACGAATCGACACTCGCCACCCTCACCCTCCCCGTCCTGGCGATCTCGGTCGACGACGACACGTACGCCCCCGCCTCCTCCCTGACCCATCTCCTGGACAAGGCTCCGGAGGCCCGCCTGACCCGCCGCCACTACACGACCCAGGAGGCGGGCGCCCCGCTCGACCACTTCGCCTGGACCCGGGCGGGCGGCGCCCTGGCGAAGTGGGTGGCGGCATGGACCACGGAAGAGCACCCCCACCCCAGAACCCTCGCCGCCCACCGCGCGGCCACCGGCTCCTGACCCTCCGGGGCTCCGTGCGTCCGGGGCTCCGGGACTCCGGGAGAAGATGGGGCGCATGGCGACGACGACCGTGTCTGTGTTCACTCTCGGCGGCACCATCTCCGCGCAGGGCGGGGGAAGTTCGCCTCGGCTGTCCGGGCGTGCGGTCCTCGCGGGCGTCGGGGACGTGCCGGGCGGTGTCGAGGTCGAGGTGCACGACGTGCGCAGGCTGCCCAGTTCCTCACTGAGCGTCGAGGACGTGGCCGAGCTCGTCGGACGGGTCGACGCGGCTACGGCTCAGGGGAACGGTGTCGTCGTGGTGCAGGGCACCGACACCCTGGAAGAGACCGCCTTCCTGCTCGACCTCGCCTGTGCGCGCCGCGCCCCCGTCGTCGTGACCGGCGCGATGCGCAGGCCCGACCTGCCGGGCGCCGACGGCCCGGCGAACCTCGCCGCGGCCGTGGCCGTCGCGGCCGATCCCGGGTGCGCGGGCCTCGGCGTGGTCGTGGTCCTCGCCGACGAGATCCATGCCGCGCGGCACGTACGCAAGACGCACACCACGTCCGTCGCGACGTTCGCATCGCCGGGCGCGGGGCCGCTCGGCCGGGTCGTCGAGGGCAGGCCGCGCATCCTGTTCCACCCCGCCCGGCCGGTGACCGAACGCCCCCTGAAGTTGAGCGGCGCCGCCCGCGTCGCCCTCGTCACGCTCACCCTCGGGGACCGCGGGGAACTCCTCGAAGCGGTCGACGAACGGTTCGGGGGCCTGGTCGTGGCGGCGTTCGGCGCGGGCCACGTCCCCACCTGGCTCGTTGACCCGCTGACCGACCTCGCCGCCCGCATGCCCGTCGTGCTCGCCTCCCGCACGGGCGCGGGCCCGCTGCTCAGCGAGACGTACCAGGGCCCTGGATCGGAGTACGACATGCTCGGCCGCGGCCTGCTCTCCGCCGGGACCCTGGACGCGCCGAAGGCACGCCTGCTCCTGCACGCCCTGCTCGCGGACGGCGCCGACCGCACCCAAGTGGCCGACGCCTTCCGCGCGTTGGACGACTGACCGGCTCAGCCGATCTGGTCCGGAGTGACCGTCAGCCACCGCTTGTCGGCGGTCACCTTCTGGCCCAGCTCACGCTGCCGCTCCGCGTTCTTCTTCTTCATCCCGTCGAGCTGCTTCATGTACGAGTCCTTGCGGTTGACCCACACCCGCACACCGCCGTGCGCCACATCGGCGGAGTGGAACAGCATCGGCCCGTCGCTGGCCGGGGTGTCACCGGCCGCCAGGATCGGCTTCTTCCATTCGTCGATGTACGTGTTGATCGCCGCGGGCTTCCCCTCGTACCAGGTCAGCGGCGCCCACAGGTTCGGCGTCAGCTCGCGCTTCGCGAGCTCCGCGCGGTCCTTCTCGCCGAAGCGCCCCTCGGCGATCTCCTTGCGGGAGCTGGTCACTTCACCGGTCTTGCGGTCCTTGAGCTGCATGGAGACACCGATGACGTTCTGCGGCTTCACGCCGTAGCCGTACTTCGGGTCGGCGAGCACCATGCGCACCAGGTCCTCACTGGCCGCACTGACCACGTACACCTCGACGCCGTGCGCCCGCAGCGTCTTGTAGAGCTGCTGCATGCCGCGCGAGAACTCCGGCGGCTTCACCTCGGTCTTCGTGAGCTTCCCGTCCTCGTAGTACTCGGCGGGGATCGGCTTCTTGTACGCCAGGAGCTCGTCGACGTACCCCTTGAGCTCCTTCAGCGTGAAGCCGGAGAAGATCTGCGCGGCCCAGGGGTAGCAGACCTGGTCGTCCACCTCGCACAGCCGGTTGTAGTAGCTGTACAGGCTCTCCTTGTGCCCGGCCTTGTCCTTGAAGGGGATGACCTTCAGGGACGGGTCCATCGTCTTGCGGGTGAGGACGCCCTTCATCTCCAGGAAGGGCAGCAGCGACTCCTCCAGGTCGTTGCGGTACGTCGTGTTGTCCGCGTCGAAGACGGCGTACGCACCCTTGTGGTCGTTCTCCGCGATGACCTTGCCGAGCTGCTTCGCGACGGGCTTCGGCCAGTGGGACAGCTCGCGGGCGGTGGCCGCGGAGGTATCGGCGGCGCTCGCCTCGTCCGTCGGCCACAGGGCGCTGCCCGCGAGCACGGCGGCGGCCAGCGCGCCTGTGGTGCCGATGACGGCAAGCCTGCTCTTTGCCCGTGCGCTCTGTGTCCGTACTGCCCGTGCTGCCATGTCTCTACGTCCCTGCCGTTCCCTGCGAGCGATGTGCGCCCCGACCGGAGCGGCGCGCAATGCTATGGGGCGGCCCCGACATTTCCCATGATCGAAGTCACCGTGGCGCGGGGGCATGGGGCGGGTGAACACGGGTAGCGGAGGGGTTCCGCCTGGTCCCGCCTGGTCCCGCACGGTTCTGCTCACGGGGGCGCGGCTCACTGGGTCGCATACTGGGACCATGGACTCCCGTGAGTTCGTCCGGGCCGCGCCCGGCCTCGACGGCATGGTGATCTCCGCGGTCGGCTACCGCACCGAGGGGCAGCGCCCCGGTCTGCACCGCGGCCTCCCCTCGCCGTACCTGACGCTGATCTTCTCCCTGGACGGCACCATCGCCACCGGCAGCACCCCGGAGCAGGCCACAGGCGCGGACGCGACGCGCACCGACATCGTCGTGGGCGGCCTGCACCAGAGCCCCGCGTACGTCGTACAGCCCGAGCACGAGGCGGGCATCCAGCTCGCCGTGCACCCCCTCGCGGCCCGCGCGCTCCTCGGCCTGCCCGCGGCGGGCCTCACCGGGGAGCTCGTCGTCGGCGGCACGGACGTCCTCGGCGACCCGGCCGCCGGCATCCGCGAACGGCTGTGCGCGCTCGACCGCTGGGAGGACCGCTTCGCCCTCCTCTCGGCGTACCTGCGGCGGCGCGCGGCCGCGGCGCAGGACACCGCGGGAACCGTCCGCCCCGAGGTCGCCGAGGCCTGGGCGTGGCTGGCCAGACACCGGGGCGCGGGCACGCTCGGCGGTCTCTCCCGGCACGTCGCGCTCAGCGAACGCAGGCTGACCGCGCTGTTCCGCGGCGAGACGGGGCTGACGCCCAAGCAGGCGGCCCGCCTGATGCGTTTCCAGCACGCCAAGTCCGCGGTGGCCCGCGCGGTCGCGGCGGGCGCGCCGCCGGACCTCGCCCGGGTCGCGGCCGACACGGGGTACTACGACCACTCCCACCTCGTACGCGACTTCCAGCAGTACACAGGGATGGCGCCGACCGGCTGGCTGGCCGAAGAGTGCCGGAATATCCAAGCCGGGGCGCACGGCCGGGGCGAAGAGTAGGGGGCATGGAAACGAACCGGAACACCACGCAAGAGCAGCAGCCCGGCCTCAGCACGCCCGCCCCGGCGATCTGGCCGGGCCTCCAGGCGCAGGACGCCCCCGCCCTGATCGAATTCCTCGTCGGCACCGTCGGCTTCCTGCGCACCGCCGTCTACGAGGACGAGGGCCGCGTCGCCCACGCCCAGCTCGACTGGCCCGAGGGCGGCGGTGTCATGCTCGGCTCGTACGACCCGGCGAACGAGGCCACCTGCGGCAGGCCCGGCACGGCGGGCGCCTACGTCGTCACCGACCACGTCGACGACCTGTACCGGCGGCTCCGGGACGCCGGTGTGAAGGTCATCAGCGAGATCGAGGACAAGCCCTACGGAAGCCGTGAGTTCGGTATCGAGGACCCGGAGGGCAACCGGTGGTCCTTCGGTACGTACCGGGGCGAGCCGAGGCCCGCACCGACGTCGGGCCCGTGAGGGCGGCACGCCGGGCCCGTGAAGCCGGCACGCCGGGCCCGTCAAGCCGCGTGATAACTTGCGCAAGCCAGTCAAACCCACACCTGGGCCAGGGAATCCGGTGCGAATCCGGAACTGACGCGCAGCGGTGAGGGGGACGGGCGGGGCCACGGCCACTGGGTGTCGCGAGACGCCCGGGAAGGCGCCCCGCCCGGCCGATCCCGAGTCCGAAGACCTGCTGGCGCCCTCCGGCCGCTCACCCGGCGGCGGGGGTCCGACGCAGGCCAGGCTCCGCGTATGAGCCGTGAGACTCAAGGGATCATGTGTCCTCGACAGCCCGTACCCGTACCCGTATACGTAAGTTCGCCCTGTGCTGCGCCGGAGCACTCGCCCTCACCGCGTGCGGTGGCGGCGCCTCGGAGCAGACGGGGCAGGAGGCGGGGGCGAAGGCCAAGGGCTATCCCGTGACGGTCGCCTCCTGCGGCAAGAAGGCCGAGGTCGCGGCCCCGCCGCAACGGGCCGTCTCCCTCGACCAGGGCTCCACGGAGATCCTCCTCTCGCTCGGTCTCGCCGACCGCATGGTGGGCACCGGAACCTGGACCGACCCGGTCCTGAAGAACCTGGAGAAGGAGAACGCGAAGGTCGAGCGGCTCGCCGACCGCTATCCGTCGCTGGAGAAGGTCCTCTCCAAGGAGCCGGACTTCGTCAGCGCGTCCTTCCTCTACACGGTCGGCAAGGGCGGTGTCGCCGACCGCGCGAAGTTCGACGAGCTCAACGTGCCCGTCTACGTCTCGCCCAGCGACTGCGCGGGCAAGGACAACGACGGCGGCGGCGACGGCAAGCGCGTCAAGACCCTCACCATGGACACCGTCTACGGCGAGGTGCGCGACCTGGCGAAGGTCTTCCACGTCGAGAAGCGCGGCGAGAAGCTGGTCGCCGATCTCAAGGCGCGGGTCACGAAGGCCACGAAGGACATCGACGCGTCCGCCGCTTCCGGCACGAAGCTCATGTACTGGTTCGCCAACTCCGACGCCCCGTACATGGCGGGCTGCTGCGGCGCCCCCGGCATCATCACCCGCGAACTCGGCGCGAAGAACGTCTTCGACGACACCCGCGAGGAGTGGCCCCAGATCAACTGGGAGACCGTCGCCGACCGCGACCCCGACGTCCTCGTCATCGGCGACCTCACCCGCAAGTCGCAGTCCGCGGAGAGCGCCGCGGCGAAGATCAAGTTCCTGGAGACCAACCCGGCGACCAAGAACCTGACCGCCGTGAAGAAGAAGCGGTACGTCCTGCTGAGCGGCCAGGCCATGAACCCCACGATCCGTACGGTCGACGGCGTCGAGCAAGTGGCGGCGGGCCTGCGGAAGTTCGGGCTGACCAAGTGAGAGAGGTCGCGGCGGACGCCGACGCGGGGCCTGGTGCGGGACTCGGTGCGGGGCCTGGTGCGGGGTCCGGTGCGGTCGGCACCGCCTCTGCCTCCGCCCGCGTCCGGCAAGCGCTGCTGTGGCTCGCCGGGGCAGCGGCGCTCGTCCTCTCCGTCTCCGTGGCCGTCACCATCGGCCCCGCGGACATCTCCGTGCCCGACGTGTGGTCGACCGTCGCCGCCCACCTCGGCTGGGGCGACAGCCCGCTCACCCCGATCAGGGACGGCATCGTCTGGAACCTGCGGATGCCGCGCACCGTGCTCGCCGCCGTCTGCGGCGCGGGCCTCGCGGTCTGCGGGGCGGTCATGCAGTCCCTGCTCCGGAACCCGCTCGCCGACCCCTTCGTGCTCGGGGTGTCGTCCGGGGCGTCCACGGGAGCGGTCGCGGTCGTCGTCCTCGGCGTCGGCGGGGGAGTGGTGTCCGTCTCGGCGGGCGCCTTCGCCGGCGCGCTCTGCTCCTTCGCCCTCGTCCTGCTCCTGAGCCACACCCTCGGCGACACCACGGACCGCGTCGTGCTGTCGGGCGTCGCGGCCATGCAGCTCTTCTCCGCCCTGACCTCCTTCGTCGTCCTCACGGCGGGCGACGCGGAGACGACGCGCGGCGTGCTGTTCTGGCTCCTCGGCTCGCTCAGCGGGGTCGGCTGGACGGACGTGTGGCTGTGCGGCGCGGTGCTCGTGGCGGCGCTGGTCATCTGCCTCGGCCACGCCCGTACGCTCGACGCCTTCGCGTTCGGCCCGGAGGCCGCGGCGGCGCTGGGCGTCCGGGTGGCCCGCACCCGGCTCGTCCTGCTCTGCACGACGGCGCTGCTCACGGCGGCGCTGGTCAGCTCGGCGGGCGCGATCGGTTTCGTCGGCCTTGTCCTGCCGCACGCGGCCCGCGCGGTCGTCGGCTCGGGCCACGCCAGACTCCTCCCGGTCACGGCGCTCGCCGGGGCGGTCTTCCTGGTCTGGGTGGACACGCTGGCCCGCACGGCCCTGGACCCGCAGGAGGTCCCGGTCGGCGTGGTGACCTCACTCATCGGCGTACCGGCGTTCGTGGCGGTGCTGTACAGGACACGGAGGACGACATGACGTCTCCGAGCATCGTCGAGGGGCTGCGGGCGGACCGCGTCAGCCGGGAGGCGGGCGGCAGACTGATCGTCGACGGGGTGAGCCTGGCTCCGCCCCCCGGCGCCACAGTCGGTCTCCTGGGCCCCAACGGCTCCGGCAAGTCCACGCTCCTGCGCCTGCTCGCGGGTGTCCTGGCCCCGGCGTCCGGTGTGATCACCCTGGACGGCCGGACCCTGTCGGACACGGGCCGCCGAGCGGTGGCCCGACGGATCGCCGTGGTCGAGCAGCACGCGGCGACGCAGGTCGAACTGACCGTACGGGACGTCGTACGTCTCGGCCGCATCCCGCACCGCCGCGCCTGGTCGACCCCCACGCCCGAGGACGAACGGGCCGTACGCGAGGCCCTCGCACGCACCGGACTCGCCGAACGCGCCGCCCAGGCCTGGCACACGCTCTCCGGCGGCGAACGCCAGCGCGTCCAGATAGCCCGCGCCCTGGCCCAGGAGCCCCGCGAACTCCTCCTCGATGAACCCACCAACCACCTGGACATACAGCACCAACTGGACCTGCTCTCCCTGGTCGCCGAGCTCCCCGTCACGAGCGTGATCGCGCTGCACGACCTCAACCTGGCGTCGATGTTCTGCGACCACGTGCTGATCCTCAAGGAGGGCACGGCGTACGCGGCGGGCACGCCCGCGGAGGTCATCACGGAGAAGCTGATCGCGGAGGTGTACGGGGTGCGGGCGGTGGTGACGCCGGAGGCCGGGCGCCCGTCGGTGCGGTTCGTACGCCCGTAAAGGGTTCCGCCGGGTCAGCCAGACAACGCAGACTGACGGCGTACGAGGCATCGGCCGTGCACGAGGCACCGACCGCGCACATGGCACAACCGACCGCGCACATGGCACCACCGACCGTGCACGAGGCACTTACGGGAGAGGACTCCTCCAATGATCGTGATCGCGCACCTGAGCGACACCCACATCGACACCGGACCGGAGGACGGCGGCCGCAGCGTCGACCGCACCCGGGCGGTCATGGAGTACCTGAACAGCCTCCCGTACGACCTGGACGCAGTCATAGCGACCGGCGACATCGCGGACCACGCGACCCCGTCCGAGTACGAGGCGGCCCGCAATCTCCTCACCACCACCCGGCACCCGCTGCTGACCTGCCCCGGCAACCACGACGAGCGCGCCGCGTACCGCGAACACTTCCTGGGCGAGCCGCCGAGCAAGACCCCGATCAACACGGTCCACGCCACGGACACCTTCACCCTGGCCCTGTGCGACACGTCGGTACCGGGCGAGGACCACGGACGCCTGGAGGACGAAACCCTGACCTGGCTGTCCACCCTCCTCGCCGACACCCCACCCACCCGCCCCGTCCTGATCGGCTTCCACCACCCGCCGGTCCCGCTCAACACGCCCTACGTGGACGGCATCCGCCAGTTCGACGAGGACCGCCTGGCCGACCTGACGTCACGCCACCCGAACGTCACGGCGTTCCTGGCAGGCCACGCACACACGCCCGCGGCCACAACATTCGCGAACCGCCCCCTACTGGTGGCCCCAGGAGTGGTCTCCACCCTCCGCCTCCCCTGGGAACCCCAAACGCACCCCACCCACCACGTCCACCGCGACCTGCCCCCGGCGGTCGCGTTCCACGTCCTGGACGACACGGGCCGCCTGACGACGCACTACCGCTCCGTCGCCGTCTGACCCACGCGTATGAGGGTCTGCTGCCCATGGGCGACGAGCGTGCGTGAGCCGTCCTCCTCCCGCACCCCGTACACCTCCAACTGGCAGACGGTCAGGGTCCGTCCGGACTTCAGTACGGTCCCGACGGCCTCGATGTGATCGCCGACGGCGGGTGCGAGGAGGTTGATCTTGTACTCGACGGTGAGGACGTCCGCCCCTTCGGGGAACAGCGTGTAGGCGGCGTAACCACCAGCGCTGTCGGCGATGGCGCTGGTGGCACCGGCGTGGAAGTACCCGTTCTGCTGGGTGACTTCGGGCCGGGCGGGCAGCACGATGTGTACGCGCCCCGGCGCGATGCGGGAAATACGGGCACCGAGATGCCGCATCAGCCCCTGCCGATCGAAGCTGGCCGCGACACGCGACCGCACCTCAGGCCCGACGGCCCCGTCCTCGCTCCGCTCCAGCCCGTGCACGTACTGCCTCCCCGTCGTCGGCTGTTCGCGGACCTGTCAGCCGGCCAACTGCTCCACCAACAGGAACCCGCCGATGGCGATCATCATGGCACCGGAGGCCCGGGTCACCACCCGCGCGGCGGACGGCCGGGCCTTCAGCACGGTCCGCGCGAGGATGCCGACGCCGAGGTAGACGACGGCGCAGGCGGTCATGTGGAGCGTGCCGAGCAGCCCGGTCTGCGCGGCGACGGGCCAGTCGCTAGCGGAGTCGATGAACTGCGGAAACAACGCGAAGTACAGCAACAGCGCCTTGGGATTGAGCCCGCTGGTCCCGGCCCCCTTGAGGGCGACGTGCCACGCGGAGGACGGGCTCCCGCCACCGGACGTACTGGTCGCCGCCGCCGTCGCCGTCGCCGTGGGGGCGACGGGCGCCCTCACGACTCCCCACCCCAGCCACACCAGATACCCGGCCCCGGCGACGGTGAGCACCGTGAGGACGGTCGCCGAACTGGCCACGATCACCACGAGCCCGGCGACGGCGAGCAGCGTGTACCCCGCGTATCCGGCTATGAGCCCGGCGACCGCGGGCACGACGGACCGGTCCCGAAGCCCCGCGGTGATCGCGTACGCCCAGTCCGCGCCCGGCGTGAAGATCAGCAGCAGATCCACCGCGAGAAAGGCCGCCACTGTCGCCGTATCCATGTACTTATGTCCGTTCCCTCAAAACCTCTGTTCCCTGAGGAAGATTAGGAGGAAAGTCGCCAAAAGTGTTTCCGAAGATTCCCCGATAGCACCCATCCCGGGGGAGAATCTCCCCATGGATGCCATGGACAGGAAAATTCTTACCGAGCTGCAGCTGGACGGCCGCCTCACGGTCACGGAACTGGCGGCGCGCGTGAAGCTCAGCGTCTCCCCCTGCCACCGCCGTCTCCGCGACCTGGAACGCGCGGGCGCGATCCGCGGCTACCGAGCGGTGGTGGACCCGGCCGCCGTCGGCCTGGACTTCGAGGCCCTCGTCTTCGCCACGCTGCGCTGGGAGGACCGGGACACGGTGGAGACGTTCGAGGCGGCGGTGGCGGCGGTTCCGCACGTGACCCAGGCCCAACGCCTGTTCGGCGAACCGGACTACCTCCTCCGCGTAGCCACGGCCGACCTCGCCACCTACCAACAGCTCTACGACCAGCAACTCGCCAAGCTCCCCGGCGTCCAACGCCTGACGTCCACCTTGGTCATGAAGAACGTGGTCCACGACCGACCTCTGCCGGAACAGCCGACTCCGGCCCCGACCAGGGAGGGAGGCCGGGCACGACGGGGGTAGGTACATTCCGAGTGTTAAGCCAGAAGGGATCCTGGATGCCCTACGCCAATGACAGCGCGCGTGATCGTATCGGGCACCGTATTGCGGAGGCCCGCAGAGCACGTGGGCTGACACAACTGCAGTTGGCCCATCGCATCCCGTGCTCGAAATCGCTCATCGCTCAAGTCGAGCGGGGGCACAAGCCAGCCACACCCTCGCTCACTGCCGGCGCCGCCCGCGCACTGGGCGTCCGGCTGGAACAACTCACGGGGCAGCCGTACGAGGACGCTCACCGCGGGCGGGTGCACGCGACGGTCCCCGACATTCAGACGTCCATGCTGAGCTGGGACCTGCCTGACGACGACCTTCCTTTGCGGCCCTTCGACGAGCTGGCGGCCGATGTCGCGTCAGCCTCCGCGCTCGGCCGGAAGGCTCTTTACGCGCGCCTCGGCTCCATGTTGCCGCCCCTTCTCGACGAATTGTCGGCTGCCTGCCATGCCGCCCAGGGGAGGGAACG
The window above is part of the Streptomyces venezuelae genome. Proteins encoded here:
- a CDS encoding ABC transporter substrate-binding protein, giving the protein MSSTARTRTRIRKFALCCAGALALTACGGGASEQTGQEAGAKAKGYPVTVASCGKKAEVAAPPQRAVSLDQGSTEILLSLGLADRMVGTGTWTDPVLKNLEKENAKVERLADRYPSLEKVLSKEPDFVSASFLYTVGKGGVADRAKFDELNVPVYVSPSDCAGKDNDGGGDGKRVKTLTMDTVYGEVRDLAKVFHVEKRGEKLVADLKARVTKATKDIDASAASGTKLMYWFANSDAPYMAGCCGAPGIITRELGAKNVFDDTREEWPQINWETVADRDPDVLVIGDLTRKSQSAESAAAKIKFLETNPATKNLTAVKKKRYVLLSGQAMNPTIRTVDGVEQVAAGLRKFGLTK
- a CDS encoding helix-turn-helix domain-containing protein, whose product is MDSREFVRAAPGLDGMVISAVGYRTEGQRPGLHRGLPSPYLTLIFSLDGTIATGSTPEQATGADATRTDIVVGGLHQSPAYVVQPEHEAGIQLAVHPLAARALLGLPAAGLTGELVVGGTDVLGDPAAGIRERLCALDRWEDRFALLSAYLRRRAAAAQDTAGTVRPEVAEAWAWLARHRGAGTLGGLSRHVALSERRLTALFRGETGLTPKQAARLMRFQHAKSAVARAVAAGAPPDLARVAADTGYYDHSHLVRDFQQYTGMAPTGWLAEECRNIQAGAHGRGEE
- a CDS encoding ABC transporter ATP-binding protein; this encodes MTSPSIVEGLRADRVSREAGGRLIVDGVSLAPPPGATVGLLGPNGSGKSTLLRLLAGVLAPASGVITLDGRTLSDTGRRAVARRIAVVEQHAATQVELTVRDVVRLGRIPHRRAWSTPTPEDERAVREALARTGLAERAAQAWHTLSGGERQRVQIARALAQEPRELLLDEPTNHLDIQHQLDLLSLVAELPVTSVIALHDLNLASMFCDHVLILKEGTAYAAGTPAEVITEKLIAEVYGVRAVVTPEAGRPSVRFVRP
- a CDS encoding FecCD family ABC transporter permease; the encoded protein is MLWLAGAAALVLSVSVAVTIGPADISVPDVWSTVAAHLGWGDSPLTPIRDGIVWNLRMPRTVLAAVCGAGLAVCGAVMQSLLRNPLADPFVLGVSSGASTGAVAVVVLGVGGGVVSVSAGAFAGALCSFALVLLLSHTLGDTTDRVVLSGVAAMQLFSALTSFVVLTAGDAETTRGVLFWLLGSLSGVGWTDVWLCGAVLVAALVICLGHARTLDAFAFGPEAAAALGVRVARTRLVLLCTTALLTAALVSSAGAIGFVGLVLPHAARAVVGSGHARLLPVTALAGAVFLVWVDTLARTALDPQEVPVGVVTSLIGVPAFVAVLYRTRRTT
- a CDS encoding arsenate reductase family protein, which produces MEIWINPACSKCRSALTLLDAEGADYTVRRYLDDVPTEDEIRALLDRLGLEPWDITRTQEQDAKDLNLKDAQAWPRDASGRDRWIKALADHPKLIQRPIITADDGTAVVGRTEEAVRDALSR
- a CDS encoding asparaginase, with the protein product MATTTVSVFTLGGTISAQGGGSSPRLSGRAVLAGVGDVPGGVEVEVHDVRRLPSSSLSVEDVAELVGRVDAATAQGNGVVVVQGTDTLEETAFLLDLACARRAPVVVTGAMRRPDLPGADGPANLAAAVAVAADPGCAGLGVVVVLADEIHAARHVRKTHTTSVATFASPGAGPLGRVVEGRPRILFHPARPVTERPLKLSGAARVALVTLTLGDRGELLEAVDERFGGLVVAAFGAGHVPTWLVDPLTDLAARMPVVLASRTGAGPLLSETYQGPGSEYDMLGRGLLSAGTLDAPKARLLLHALLADGADRTQVADAFRALDD
- a CDS encoding alpha/beta fold hydrolase, with the protein product MTQQEPVGELPLLTTAELPDGTRLPVRALRVPEPERFLPSGSGPAPGPPPAPMVLILPAMGVPARFYRRFARQLHDEGLTVLTVDLRGQGESAPSAAGRGAPGHGYRAIVEEDLPAVVAAIRDELGTEPPLFLLGHSLGGQLALVYAASARRPAVDGVAVVATGSVWFRAFAPLRGAGLLLVQLLIAGTATVLGRWPGTRLGFGGNQPKGVMRDWARQVRTGRYSAEGSPLDYESTLATLTLPVLAISVDDDTYAPASSLTHLLDKAPEARLTRRHYTTQEAGAPLDHFAWTRAGGALAKWVAAWTTEEHPHPRTLAAHRAATGS
- a CDS encoding HAD family hydrolase: MAARAVRTQSARAKSRLAVIGTTGALAAAVLAGSALWPTDEASAADTSAATARELSHWPKPVAKQLGKVIAENDHKGAYAVFDADNTTYRNDLEESLLPFLEMKGVLTRKTMDPSLKVIPFKDKAGHKESLYSYYNRLCEVDDQVCYPWAAQIFSGFTLKELKGYVDELLAYKKPIPAEYYEDGKLTKTEVKPPEFSRGMQQLYKTLRAHGVEVYVVSAASEDLVRMVLADPKYGYGVKPQNVIGVSMQLKDRKTGEVTSSRKEIAEGRFGEKDRAELAKRELTPNLWAPLTWYEGKPAAINTYIDEWKKPILAAGDTPASDGPMLFHSADVAHGGVRVWVNRKDSYMKQLDGMKKKNAERQRELGQKVTADKRWLTVTPDQIG
- a CDS encoding VOC family protein; the protein is METNRNTTQEQQPGLSTPAPAIWPGLQAQDAPALIEFLVGTVGFLRTAVYEDEGRVAHAQLDWPEGGGVMLGSYDPANEATCGRPGTAGAYVVTDHVDDLYRRLRDAGVKVISEIEDKPYGSREFGIEDPEGNRWSFGTYRGEPRPAPTSGP